Proteins encoded by one window of Pelmatolapia mariae isolate MD_Pm_ZW linkage group LG14, Pm_UMD_F_2, whole genome shotgun sequence:
- the eif3k gene encoding eukaryotic translation initiation factor 3 subunit K isoform X2, translating into MASSFEQMRANVGKLLRGIDRYNPENLATLERYVETQARENAYDLEANLAVLKLYQFNPAYFQTHVTSQILLKALTNLPHTDFTLCKCMIDQTHQEERPIRQILYLGNLLETCHFQSFWTSLEENRELIDGITGFEDSVRKFICHVVGITYQTIDRRLLAEMLGDPLDTQVKVWMNKYGWTENEDGQIFIYNQEESVKPKNIVEKIDFESVSSIMATSQ; encoded by the exons ATGGCGTCGTCTTTCGAGCAGATGAGGGCGAACGTGGGGAAGCTTCTCAGAGGAATCGACAG GTACAACCCAGAAAACCTTGCAACGCTGGAGCGCTACGTGGAGACGCAAGCGAGAGAAAATGCCTACGACCTGGAAGCAAACCTTGCTGTGCTCAAGCT GTACCAGTTTAATCCAGCATACTTCCAGACTCACGTGACCTCACAGATTCTGCTGAAGGCGCTGACCAACCTGCCACACACCGACTTCACACTCTGCAAGTGCATGATCGACCAGACACAC CAGGAGGAGCGGCCCATCAGACAGATCCTCTATCTGGGGAACCTGCTGGAGACGTGCCACTTCCAGAGCTTCTGG ACGAGTCTAGAGGAGAACAGGGAGCTCATCGATGGCATTACTGGTTTTGAGGACTCTGTGCGCAAGT TTATCTGCCATGTTGTGGGCATCACCTACCAGACCATCGATCGCCGCTTACTGGCCGAGATGCTCGGAGACCCGCTGG aCACGCAGGTGAAGGTGTGGATGAACAAGTACGGCTGGACGGAGAACGAGGACGGACAAATCTTCATCTACAACCAGGAGGAGAGCGTCAAGCCCAAGAACATCGTGGAGAAGATAGACTTTGAGA gtGTATCCAGCATCATGGCCACATCTCAGTGA
- the eif3k gene encoding eukaryotic translation initiation factor 3 subunit K isoform X1 translates to MASSFEQMRANVGKLLRGIDRYNPENLATLERYVETQARENAYDLEANLAVLKLYQFNPAYFQTHVTSQILLKALTNLPHTDFTLCKCMIDQTHQQEERPIRQILYLGNLLETCHFQSFWTSLEENRELIDGITGFEDSVRKFICHVVGITYQTIDRRLLAEMLGDPLDTQVKVWMNKYGWTENEDGQIFIYNQEESVKPKNIVEKIDFESVSSIMATSQ, encoded by the exons ATGGCGTCGTCTTTCGAGCAGATGAGGGCGAACGTGGGGAAGCTTCTCAGAGGAATCGACAG GTACAACCCAGAAAACCTTGCAACGCTGGAGCGCTACGTGGAGACGCAAGCGAGAGAAAATGCCTACGACCTGGAAGCAAACCTTGCTGTGCTCAAGCT GTACCAGTTTAATCCAGCATACTTCCAGACTCACGTGACCTCACAGATTCTGCTGAAGGCGCTGACCAACCTGCCACACACCGACTTCACACTCTGCAAGTGCATGATCGACCAGACACAC CAGCAGGAGGAGCGGCCCATCAGACAGATCCTCTATCTGGGGAACCTGCTGGAGACGTGCCACTTCCAGAGCTTCTGG ACGAGTCTAGAGGAGAACAGGGAGCTCATCGATGGCATTACTGGTTTTGAGGACTCTGTGCGCAAGT TTATCTGCCATGTTGTGGGCATCACCTACCAGACCATCGATCGCCGCTTACTGGCCGAGATGCTCGGAGACCCGCTGG aCACGCAGGTGAAGGTGTGGATGAACAAGTACGGCTGGACGGAGAACGAGGACGGACAAATCTTCATCTACAACCAGGAGGAGAGCGTCAAGCCCAAGAACATCGTGGAGAAGATAGACTTTGAGA gtGTATCCAGCATCATGGCCACATCTCAGTGA